In a genomic window of Primulina huaijiensis isolate GDHJ02 chromosome 10, ASM1229523v2, whole genome shotgun sequence:
- the LOC140986134 gene encoding uncharacterized protein, which yields MFRQSPRRNPRNKGFKVKHVLQLCLLLGVGIWLLYQVQHSRDKKASYQENTKVSEKVQDEVDTIKLGRKDLLPKTEEEEEDTVDEKPKEETSEEKPMQFDDENKLEDRGQDQENTKEGSENRESEETKSTNVNDESKINGEDPENTVGDGEGSKEEENGENPEENNEKEGEEKANVEPDVKEGKVDDGENERVKIDETDQSGMNGKESKGGEGEEKANVEPDIEEVKVESSENEGLKIDETTNEEKVDGEKVVNEGDGTENKKEESTEEYESKSGDKNEENGSGEKHDNEERDTKESNGKKNAEDTKEQEGNNMIDENIDGSTEKSSASDIESHGGADNEGKKEENAKGENLSIDGMGQDSQNLTETRSVSLDGLNGEDKSVSVDQSDREDHLKSNSDQEELKSSDLNDGTMEKNNSSKGDEHMDSQNHDSTAETTDDNDKHDQDNDKSTDDSAQSQQEQDEKTVTQDEKRDAKSPSSTAENLDVSKQDSKGSDLDNTGDGKIVDSQNAPGLKNDTETSAENMSDNSSEQQNLDNGSETDGSATSSNDINGAEQGQNTLENSSDTSNTVSDDSSPGLNTNTDSSQHDEASSIPQDEKEARTDLDTLPDLGSESKDAVA from the coding sequence ATGTTTCGGCAATCGCCACGTAGGAACCCGAGAAATAAAGGATTCAAGGTGAAGCATGTTCTGCAGCTATGTTTGCTTCTCGGAGTCGGTATTTGGTTGCTATACCAAGTCCAGCACTCCCGTGACAAGAAGGCGTCCTATCAAGAAAATACAAAAGTTTCAGAGAAGGTGCAGGATGAGGTAGACACTATTAAGCTTGGGAGAAAGGATCTTTTGCCAAaaacagaagaagaagaagaagatactGTAGATGAGAAACCTAAAGAGGAGACTTCTGAGGAAAAGCCAATGCAGTTTGATGATGAAAATAAGCTTGAAGATCGGGGGCAAGATCAAGAAAATACAAAAGAGGGAAGTGAAAATCGAGAGAGTGAGGAGACTAAAAGTACTAATGTGAATGATGAAAGTAAAATAAATGGCGAAGATCCAGAAAATACGGTGGGAGATGGTGAAGGAAGCAAAGAAGAGGAAAATGGAGAGAATCCTgaagaaaataatgaaaaagaaGGTGAGGAGAAGGCAAATGTGGAGCCGGATGTTAAAGAGGGTAAGGTTGATGATGGCGAAAATGAACGTGTGAAAATTGATGAAACAGATCAAAGTGGAATGAATGGCAAAGAAAGCAAGGGGGGAGAAGGTGAGGAAAAGGCAAATGTGGAGCCAGATATTGAAGAAGTTAAGGTTGAAAGTAGTGAGAATGAAGGTCTGAAAATTGATGAAACGACGAACGAGGAGAAAGTTGATGGAGAGAAGGTTGTTAATGAAGGGGATGGCACTGAGAACAAAAAAGAAGAATCGACAGAGGAGTACGAGAGCAAAAGTGGTGATAAAAACGAAGAAAATGGAAGTGGAGAAAAACATGATAATGAAGAGAGAGATACGAAGGAGAGCAATGGAAAGAAGAATGCAGAAGATACTAAAGAGCAAGAGGGAAACAACATGATTGATGAGAATATAGATGGTTCGACTGAAAAATCAAGCGCATCAGATATAGAAAGTCATGGTGGAGCTGATAATgagggaaaaaaagaagaaaatgccAAGGGAGAAAATCTTTCAATTGACGGTATGGGCCAAGATTCGCAAAATTTGACAGAAACACGTAGTGTTAGTTTGGATGGCTTGAACGGGGAGGATAAGTCGGTGAGTGTGGATCAAAGTGATAGGGAGGATCATTTGAAGAGCAACAGCGATCAGGAAGAGTTGAAATCAAGTGACCTTAATGATGGGACGATGGAGAAGAATAATTCATCTAAAGGCGATGAACACATGGATTCTCAGAACCACGATTCAACAGCTGAAACTACTGATGataatgataaacatgatcaggatAATGATAAATCTACCGATGATTCTGCTCAAAGCCAACAGGAACAAGATGAAAAAACTGTTACCCAAGATGAGAAGAGAGATGCGAAGTCTCCATCCTCAACAGCCGAAAATTTGGACGTTTCAAAACAAGATTCAAAGGGATCTGATCTTGATAACACAGGAGATGGGAAGATTGTTGATTCCCAGAATGCCCCAGGCCTAAAAAATGATACTGAAACATCGGCTGAAAATATGAGTGACAATTCGAGTGAGCAACAGAATCTTGATAATGGTTCAGAAACAGATGGGAGTGCGACCTCGTCTAATGACATTAACGGGGCCGAGCAGGGCCAAAATACATTGGAAAATTCATCTGATACTTCAAATACCGTTAGTGATGACTCATCTCCAGGCTTAAACACGAACACTGATTCTAGCCAACATGATGAGGCTTCTTCCATTCCTCAGGATGAGAAAGAAGCTCGTACGGATCTTGATACTCTTCCAGATTTAGGATCGGAATCTAAAGATGCCGTTGCTTAG
- the LOC140985726 gene encoding NADH dehydrogenase [ubiquinone] iron-sulfur protein 5-B-like: MASGWGITGNKGRCYDFWMDFSECMSRCREPKDCALLREDYFECLHHSKEFQRRNRIYKEEQRQLRSAAEKGKEHGDGAHH; the protein is encoded by the exons ATGGCATCTGGTTGGGGAATAACAGGAAACAAGGGTAGATGCTACGATTTCTGGATGGATTTTAGCGAATGCATGTCCCGCTGCCGTGAGCCCAAGGATTGTGCCCTCCTTCGTGAAGACTATTTCGAGTGCCTCCACCACTCGAAAGAG TTTCAACGTAGAAACCGAATCTATAAGGAGGAGCAGCGGCAACTAAGATCAGCTGCGGAGAAGGGTAAGGAACACGGAGATGGTGCTCATCACTGA